In Lolium rigidum isolate FL_2022 chromosome 7, APGP_CSIRO_Lrig_0.1, whole genome shotgun sequence, the DNA window CTTTTGTCCTCCTTGATCATGCTTCTTAGTTGTAGCACGGACATATTTTCTCTTCTTTGGTTTTTCCTTTTTTGTAGGATGGCCACCTTCTTGATCAGCAAGCTTAGTAGATGCATCATTGTCTCCAAGAGATTTAACAAAAGATGCCACGCCCTCTTCAAATACGGCACACATGTTGATCACAGCTGGCCTATACCTTGCCAACTCCTGATAAAATACATATAAAGAGTCAAGCTAAAACAAAattgaagaaatataaaaatgcTTACAATGCCGACCATAAACCATGAACACGTAAACGAAGAAAAAAAGAGTGGAAAAATAGCATGCATGCCTGATCTGAATGACTGCCTGGCATATGCCGCCTGATGAACATATCAACCACATCAGGTTCAATATTGAAAAGAGATAGTTTCACCCTGTAACAAGCCTTGAGCTGTGCATATGGATGAAAAAATCAGCAGGAGCTATGttgttcagaaaaataaaaaaatagaatgaCTACCAAATGTATAATCGATCCGTATGTGTCATCTAAAACAAAAGTACTTACATGTAATGCACCAAAGGATCCATTTATATCTTTATCGAGATCAGCTACAAGTGATATCAGGCTGTTTGTCCACAATGTACATCGAGGCTCGTCATCTGGCAGATCAACTGCGGTTGTTTCTAAGGAATCCACATACAAGATCtgccaaaaaaaaacacaaattaGTACATCCCCAAAAATATGAAAATCTTGTCATCAGCACATACACAAACACcaatcaaaaaaaaagagaggacaaagtggaatatatatgataaaaaAACTCACCATGATATATGGCATGCAAGCCTTGAACCAATTCTTCCGGTCCTTTGCATTGGCAGTCTCTTTTAGGATATCAATGATGAACTCTGCCCAATTCAAGGTAATGATGGCATCTATATTAAGCACGGATGGGTAGCATTTGGGACTGACTTTGATGCCGGTGGTTGGAGCAAATACAGAGCTGATCATATATATGACAAATTTTCTGAGATATGCATCATCCGCAGGGTAGTCTTTTCCTAACTCCTTCTCCAACGATGTAACATTTGGTTGCACTCCATCTATGATCCCAAGCATGTTAAGCATCAGACTTGTAGCATCGACATCAAGATAGTATGGGACGGCAGAGCTGCCTGTAGGTAATCCCAGAACCTTGACAACTGATTCAGCGGTTACCGGAATCctgctcctctccccaaagtccaGCTGACATTTCACTGGGTCAAAACATCCCATCAAGAAACGGCACATTTCAGGTATAAGCTTCGAGCACTTCATCTGAATCATCCCTCCAAAATTTGCATCTGTTAGCAATTTCTTTTGTTCTGGAGTCATATCCTTACAAACCCTGACAAGCTTCATGGGTGATGATCGATTGAATAGATTGCTCTGCATTAAAAAACAGAAGGTAGGAATGCAGGGTTAATATACCAGGCATTTatgcaaatgtgcatcaaaaaatCACTGTTATATTACATATCATAGTTACATGTTCATATACCAAAGAGAGACAGCTACCTGGTTTTTAGTCTTAATCTGCAATAATTCAGGCTGGGCTTCATCATCAGCTGCAGTTTGTGCTACCACATTTCCTTCTGCGTCTGGAACTTTGGGTGCTGACTCATAATCAACTGGAAGTTCATCAGCTACAACTGCCTCCTGCTTCAAAACTGTTGCATGCCCCTTGTCTTTCAACTGTAGCTTCTTTTTCATGATGCTGAACTTTGAGTGTTTATCCTTTGCAGGTTTCTTCGGTGTGCGAGACGTCTTCATGATTctaaaaatgaaatgaaaagcCATGATATAACTAAGAAAATTTGATCCTATTGACAAGATAATAACCACAAAAAATGCTGAATAATTGTAATAGATTGGCACAAATTACATCACATTACGCCTATGTTACCAGGATGTATTTATTACTGAAATTATAGATGCTATATAGAGAGTGTTCTACATCAATAGAAAATTCTTAAAACCCATGACCATGCCTTCCAGGATGTATTTATTTCATGACAATACCTTCAAGGATGTAATTATTACTGAAATTGTACATCCTATATAGAATGTTCTACATCAAGAGAAAATTATTAGAAATCCATGTCCATGCCTTCCAGGATGTATTTTATCATGTCCATGCAGTCCATGAATGTAATTATTATTCAAAAAATACATCCTAACAGAcaatctctgacaagtactcttcatAAATTACATGATGAACATCAAAAATAGCATGTGAATGTACTCTTCATAACAGAAAACAACTGTGAGTCTCTAACCAGACATCTGAATGTGATTATGCCCAGGAAAAACATAGCAGAACTAATGAGGACTAATGCATGATGAACACTATGAACAATGAAAACAAGCAAGACCAAAATTGACCATGACTACATGACCAGATGTGACAGCAGCAAAATAGAAAAGCCATACCACTCCATCAATGCCTTGACCATAACCTCTACAACACGCATATGAACTCATATCGAACACCGAAATTAgacaacaaaaacaaaacaaaaagcacCACAGTGCCTCGATCTGTCGCCGCCCATGCTATGTCGCCGCTATAGAGCACGTATAGGAAGCTACCGAAACAATATACATGGAGCGAGGATGGAGAACTCACCAAACAGGTCGCCGCCGATGCTCTGCCGCCACGAACTGAAATCACGTCAATCACGACTTAGAAGGGTCGATTCGCGAGGTCTCGGCACAAATTGGGCTTCGAAACCTCTTGAGCCGACTACAGCGCCGCCTGAGAACCGTTGAATCGACGAGCCGCGCCATCGAAGGAACGCTCCAGCCTCCGACGGGGAAATCTAGCTTCCGATACACAAATCCCTGACGGTAGAACCTCCCAGGAAACTACTAGTACTACCAGGAAACCCCCGCCGGAGCTTCTGGTAGGACTGGTCGCCGTCGGGGAGCTGATTAGGGGAGTGGAGATCGGGGCGGTGCTCGCCGCGGGGCAGAGCGGAGGAGGGGAAATGGGGATGAACACGGGTTTGGTTTTCGAAACGgacgaaggaagaggaagaggatgtcgCTGCCACGATTTTGGACGGTAGCGCCACTCCATCCGCGACGTCCATTCGCGATCCGACGGAGGAGACGCGTGAGCACGCTGTAAGACACGGGAGTGCCCAGGCAGTTATTAGATTATGCGAAAACAAATAGCACAATTTAAACACGAAAACtcaaccaaaaaaagaaaaaaatggaagAAATAACAGTAAATGAAATGCTTCGCCacattgggccggcccaccagtGGCCAGCCTGTAGGCATCGACACGCAATATGCATCAAATAGAATTCACCCCTACATTACTCCATTTGACATTACTGATCTTTGTTAATGACGTGTGACATGCCTCCTGCTAAGTCTCCATGGCAATTTGGAACTACGTGGTGTGGCGACTGCGGCAACAATTTGTAGAATACACAAAGTAAACTGTTGTCGTAGTCAAACATCAAGTGGTGCTAAAAGAAGTGTTTCCAGATGACATCTCCAAGAGCTATCTAGTCCCCTTTCATACCCTTCGTACCCAAGTCACATGGATCTGCAAGTGTGCGTTATATACTATACTCAGCCTCACGCTGCCAGTACCATTTATATGCTGTTGAGCTTTCTTCTCCGCACAACTCCGATTTAGCTCAACGTTATGGACACCGCCGGGATCAAGCCGTCCACCATGCGGGCGGTGCAGTACAGCGGCTACGGTGGTGGTGCCGCAGCCCTCAAGGTCAGCTTTAGTTCGCATTGGCTAGTTTGCTTCTTTCTTGAACCACTTTGGAATAATTATTTTGGTGAAGTCTTTGGTAGATCATCATACGGTTCCTTGCAAAAACTCTTGATTTGTTTTCTCGATGCAAATTGACTTTTAACATTTGGAGCCATACGACCATTTTTTTCTGCTGCAATTGACTTTATCAGAGAATTCAGGGTTGTGATAGATCATGTAGATGGTTGCTTCCAAGAAAGAAACAGCTCCTAGAAGGGGTGTGAAGGCAAATGAGTTGATTTCAGTGTTGTGTTCGTAGATGATTGCTTCCCTACGAATTATGTGGAATGTAGCGACAGTGTGTTTCCTTGAAAGGACTACGGAACTATATAATATTGCTGCTTCTCGCCAGATCGGTTATGGAAGTTCATACTACTCCAATTTGCGATTTCTGGTCCCATATAGCAACTCTTTGGATCTTTGTAAATTAAGTTAGTTCAAGTGCTATCAACGCCCATCCTCTTGCTTGAAAACAAATGAATTGAACAAAACAGTCTATTGTTACTTCAGTATGTGGAGATCCCTGTGCCGTCACTGAAGAAAGAAGAAGTTCTCATAAAAGTTGAAGCAGCAAGCATCAATCCTGCGGATTGTAGGATCCAGAAAGGGCTGCTACGTCCGTTTCTCCCCAAATTTCCATTTATTCCAGGTATTGATACATCTATCTACTGAAACAGGAGTACTAACTTACTGAACCTACACACCATGTTTTGTATCCTGCACTCTCGATGTTTTCAATGCTACAAGGCTCTGAATCATTTCAGATAATTCCTGTTTTACTTGTAAATAATGAAAATGATTGTGCTTTGTGGAACAGTTACCGATGTTGCCGGAGAGATTGCTGAGGTTGGTACCGAAGTGCGCGAGCTCAAAGTTGGCGACAAAGTCGTGTCGAAATTGATATTCTGGGTAATTTCAGACGTGCTGATCTTTAGCATTCATTTCAATTCAAATTGGAGATGCGTCATTCCTGAAAGAAGATTTGCAATTGTAGAAAGCTGGTGGCCTCGCAGAGTACGTAGCAGCATCCGAGAGCGTCACCGTTGTCCGCCCCGCCGGCGTATCCGCCACCGACGCCGCAGGGCTGCCCATTGCCGGTCTCACCGCTCTCCAGGCCCTGAAGGCCATCGGCACCAAGTTCGATGGCACGGGCAGCGCCAGCAACATCCTGATCACGGCGGCGTCCGGTGGCATCGGTTCTTACGCCGTTCAGCTCGCTAAGCTTGCGAACCACAGCGTCACCGCCACCTGCGGCGCGCGCAACCTGGAGCTTGTTGAGAGCATCGGCGCCGACGAGGTGCTCGACTACAAGACCCCGGAAGGCGCTGCACTGAAGAACACCTCCGGGAAGAAGTATGACTACATCATCAACACCACGAACAGCGGCAAGTGGTCGGCATTCAAGCCGAGTCTCTGCAGCCACGGCAGAGTCGTCGACGTAGCGCCCAACTTCGGCAACTTTGTCGCATCGATCCTGACGTTGTTCTCGAAGAAGAAGCTGTCCACGGTTATCCTGTCGCTGGGTATGCAGGACCTGAGGTTTCTGCTTGAGCTGGTGAAGGAAGGCAAGCTCAAGACGGTCGTCGACTCGCGGCATCCATTCGAGAAGGCAGCGGACGCGTGGGAGAAGAGCTTGAGCGGCCATGCCACGGGGAAGGTCATTGTTGAGATGTGATCATGTCAGTTTCAgtgtttacccgcaaaaaaaataaAAGTTTCAGTGTTGATTTCTCCATCTGTGTTTTTTTTATGTGAGGTCCATGGATGTAATGTATATTTATttattcagatttttttaaaacacaCTACAAACATAGACGTTCACATACacacgcatacactcacccctatgaacgcatacacgtacatcctacccctatgagtaccttcggaagactgagccggcggatttgaTCTTGAAATTACCGAAGTCATAATCAGTTGTTCCAATGAATTTCACTTTTTTAGCCCTTATTTGCCTATTTGTGAGAGACATATTGATAATTTTACACAAATAGTCTATCTAAGAAATATTGATCCCAGTTTTATCCCATTT includes these proteins:
- the LOC124669173 gene encoding chloroplast envelope quinone oxidoreductase homolog — encoded protein: MDTAGIKPSTMRAVQYSGYGGGAAALKYVEIPVPSLKKEEVLIKVEAASINPADCRIQKGLLRPFLPKFPFIPVTDVAGEIAEVGTEVRELKVGDKVVSKLIFWKAGGLAEYVAASESVTVVRPAGVSATDAAGLPIAGLTALQALKAIGTKFDGTGSASNILITAASGGIGSYAVQLAKLANHSVTATCGARNLELVESIGADEVLDYKTPEGAALKNTSGKKYDYIINTTNSGKWSAFKPSLCSHGRVVDVAPNFGNFVASILTLFSKKKLSTVILSLGMQDLRFLLELVKEGKLKTVVDSRHPFEKAADAWEKSLSGHATGKVIVEM